A genome region from Coffea arabica cultivar ET-39 chromosome 7e, Coffea Arabica ET-39 HiFi, whole genome shotgun sequence includes the following:
- the LOC113700885 gene encoding uncharacterized protein, whose product MPRSSRTGELEFDPEIEKTARRLTKEAKLRKQQDSTSPSESKQEFVSSDSSSESEKEEVHIPRVAIAAPRTLRELATPNVNQQPLCITFPNTEETVELKSGLIHLLPTFRGIAGEDTHKHLKEFHVVCSTMKPQGVTEDHIKLRAFPFSLADKAKDWLFYLPSGSITTWEELKRRFLEKFFPASRAANIRKEICGVRQANGEVLYEYWERFKQLCASCPHHQIPDQLLIQYFYEGLSPMDRSMLDAASGGALVNKTTDEATLLISTMAENSQQFGVRADGAIRRVNEVNHSDLEGKLSELTSLVRQMARGQLQSVKTCGICAAPGHMTDMCPTLQEDSPEQANIVEDFSGPPPRRNDPFAPTYNPGWRNHPNFSYASKPPGFQQHFQPRPPVQQPSTSNSNISLEDMVKSLAQSTSQLQQEAQRSQ is encoded by the coding sequence atgccTCGATCTTCTCGTACAGGAGAATTAGAATTTGATCCAGAAATTGAGAAGACTGCAAGAAGGTTGACCAAGGAGGCAAAGTTGCGTAAGCAACAAGATTCAACGTCACCTTCAGAATCTAAGCAAGAGTTTGTTTCCAGTGATTCATCAAGTGAATCTGAAAAAGAAGAAGTGCATATCCCCCGAGTAGCAATTGCAGCCCCAAGAACTTTGAGGGAGTTGGCAACTCCTAACGTGAACCAGCAGCCATTATGCATTACATTTCCGAACACGGAAGAGACAGTTGAGCTTAAATCTGGTCTTATTCACTTACTTCCTACTTTTCGTGGTATTGCAGGTGAAGACACACATAAACACTTGAAGGAATTTCATGTGGTGTGCTCCACAATGAAACCTCAAGGAGTCACTGAGGACCACATCAAGTTGAGAGCCTTCCCTTTCTCTTTGGCAGATAAGGCTAAAGATTGGTTATTTTACCTGCCATCTGGATCCATCACTACGTGGGAAGAATTGAAGAGAAGATTCCTCGAGAAATTTTTCCCTGCCTCTAGAGCCGCCAATATAAGGAAAGAAATATGTGGAGTTAGGCAGGCAAATGGGGAAGTTCTATATGAGTACTGGGAGCGCTTTAAACAACTGTGTGCCAGCTGCCCGCATCATCAAATCCCTGATCAGCTCTTAATACAATATTTCTACGAGGGATTATCACCCATGGATAGGAGCATGTTAGATGCAGCCAGTGGCGGTGCTCTAGTTAACAAGACTACAGACGAAGCCACGTTATTGATCTCCACCATGGCTGAAAATTCCCAACAATTTGGAGTGAGAGCTGATGGAGCAATAAGAAGGGTCAATGAAGTGAATCACTCTGACTTAGAGGGTAAACTATCTGAGCTTACCTCTCTGGTACGTCAAATGGCAAGGGGGCAATTACAATCTGTGAAGACTTGTGGTATCTGTGCTGCTCCCGGACACATGACTGACATGTGCCCAACTCTCCAGGAGGATTCACCTGAACAAGCCAACATAGTGGAAGATTTTTCTGGACCACCTCCACGAAGGAATGATCCTTTTGCACCCACTTACAATCCAGGGTGGCGAAATCATCCTAACTTTAGCTATGCTTCAAAACCCCCTGGCTTTCAACAACATTTCCAGCCACGGCCACCAGTGCAACAACCATCCACTTCCAATTCAAACATATCTCTTGAAGATATGGTGAAGTCACTGGCCCAAAGCACGAGTCAATTACAGCAAGAGGCTCAAAGATCTCAATAG
- the LOC113700887 gene encoding putative late blight resistance protein homolog R1B-16 — protein sequence MPGLGKTTLANKVYIADSVMSHFHVRCWCCVSQMYSMHSLLVQLLCSISSESPNKYLKKNENDLAENLRQVLLRRRYLLVLDDLWDVEAWNLLEKSLPNNANESRILFTSRFQNLSSQFKPDSKPYHLCPLTDEESWTLLQKKLFFKEGCPPTLSEVGFQIAKTCRGLPLTVVLVAGILATTAQDRWEEVAKYLKFIILDNKDCKKTLELSYSHLPDYLKPCLLYFAAFQEDEVINVRRLLWLWIAEGLVQQAKGKSLEESAYDYLMALISRSLVVVTKQRTMGGAKACQLHDLVHDLLLSGLVGHYYLTEKEELGTLLPKLLRVLDLGGYNCVPMEVASLVHWRYLVLHGTRSIPSAIENLSRLETLIVEHPFDQIELPNTIWNLKRLSYLCTTDRTRGFIFPAENLEVSPNLVHLDTLNLTIIEPFSQSLQKILAKLPTIRRLKCSCKRSQPARRLTFATRSSKEILEFDCMRQLESLHLIELKGYEFKFPLNLKKLTFIFNYQPWSEISTIGKLPNLEVLKLWTQSFVGEEWVMKEGEFPKLRVLELSRLDICNWTASSNNFSHLEELVVIDCWKLEEVPSCLGECHTLEMMEVKKCRESVAKSVEKIQEEQMDGGNELLKIIIKNCDYTNCSEAEGICSERGSISSHYT from the exons ATGCCTGGGCTTGGCAAGACCACATTAGCCAATAAAGTTTATATTGCTGATTCAGTTATGTCACATTTCCATGTACGTTGCTGGTGTTGTGTCTCTCAAATGTATAGCATGCATAGTTTGTTAGTTCAGCTTTTGTGTAGTATTTCTTCTGAGAGTCCTAACAAATATCTTAAGAAGAATGAAAATGATTTGGCTGAGAATCTAAGGCAAGTTTTGCTGAGAAGAAGGTATCTCCTTGTTTTGGATGACTTGTGGGACGTTGAGGCATGGAATTTGTTGGAAAAGTCATTGCCGAATAATGCCAATGAAAGTAGGATTCTCTTCACTAGCAGATTTCAGAATTTGTCTTCACAATTCAAACCCGATAGCAAGCCTTACCATCTCTGCCCACTTACTGATGAAGAGAGTTGGACATTGCTGcagaaaaaactatttttcaaagAAGGTTGTCCTCCAACACTCAGTGAAGTTGGATTTCAAATAGCGAAAACTTGTAGGGGCTTACCCCTCACAGTTGTCCTTGTTGCTGGAATTCTTGCTACTACTGCACAAGATAGATGGGAAGAAGTTGCAAAATATCTAAAATTTATTATCCTTGACAATAAAGACTGCAAGAAGACACTTGAGCTGAGTTACAGTCATTTACCGGATTATTTGAAGCCATGCCTTCTATACTTTGCTGCATTTCAAGAAGATGAGGTTATTAACGTGCGAAGGTTGTTATGGCTTTGGATCGCTGAAGGATTGGTGCAACAAGCTAAAGGAAAAAGTTTAGAGGAATCAGCTTATGACTACTTGATGGCTCTAATTAGTAGAAGTTTAGTTGTGGTTACTAAACAAAGAACTATGGGTGGTGCCAAAGCCTGCCAACTTCATGATTTGGTACACGA TTTGCTCTTGTCTGGACTTGTTGGTCATTATTATCTAACTGAAAAGGAGGAGTTGGGGACTTTGTTACCTAAACTTCTTAGAGTGCTGGATTTGGGGGGATATAATTGTGTACCAATGGAAGTGGCATCGCTTGTTCACTGGAGATACCTGGTGCTCCATGGAACAAGATCCATCCCATCTGCGATAGAGAACCTCTCAAGGTTAGAAACTCTTATCGTAGAACACCCGTTTGATCAAATTGAGCTGCCAAATACTATTTGGAACCTTAAGAGATTGAGTTATCTATGTACTACAGATAGGACTCGTGGTTTCATATTTCCAGCTGAAAATCTTGAAGTATCCCCAAATTTAGTTCATTTAGACACTTTAAACCTTACAATAATTGAACCCTTCTCCCAAAGCTTGCAAAAGATACTAGCAAAGTTACCAACCATCCGCAGGCTAAAATGTAGCTGCAAAAGATCCCAGCCTGCTCGTAGACTCACTTTTGCAACTAGAAGTAGCAAAGAGATTCTTGAGTTTGACTGTATGAGACAACTAGAATCACTTCATTTGATTGAATTAAAGGGATATGAATTTAAATTCCCgttgaatttgaagaagttgactTTCATATTTAATTATCAGCCATGGAGTgaaatttcaacaattggaaagTTGCCCAATCTTGAAGTGCTTAAATTATGGACTCAATCCTTTGTCGGAGAAGAATGGGTTATGAAGGAAGGGGAGTTCCCTAAACTCCGAGTCTTGGAATTGTCAAGGTTGGACATTTGCAACTGGACTGCATCTTCTAACAATTTTTCCCATCTTGAGGAATTGGTGGTGATCGATTGTTGGAAGTTGGAAGAGGTCCCTTCTTGTTTAGGGGAATGTCATACTCTTGAAATGATGGAGGTGAAAAAGTGTCGCGAGTCTGTTGCAAAGTCAGTAGAGAAAATTCAGGAAGAACAGATGGATGGTGGAAATGAGCTTCTAAAGATCATAATTAAAAATTGTGATTATACAAATTGCTCAGAAGCAGAGGGGATTTGCTCAGAAAGAGGGTCTATTTCGTCTCACTATACTTGA
- the LOC113700886 gene encoding B3 domain-containing transcription factor VRN1-like has product MATNQRGNKRSLDQALNHQAKKPPHFFKVVLSPMDRGIKIPTAFMRDYGESLDQVVVLKVPTGASWPIELLQTEFGTWLDKGWKDFAEYYSIRECHFLVFKYGGDSQFQVLIFDPSASEIEYRLEAPEDHGKHDHKNQLPMRRRTMFQKSDEVESDDDSFEILGEVSAAASCHTKQRRKSAQIHEEQDSDSRKNENVEKLEVDVNPPQKMIKKESSEGVPSTRQSAIAKSEKVIDKDKFISYQRAKTFTSANPFFISFMQPSYVTYSCKLFFSLVFAKKYLKECKHWDMELRVSEGTKIWPVTCYIYTTKAKIKRGWEEFVLDNNLMVGDVCVFELMKDNRMFNVTIYRRN; this is encoded by the exons ATGGCTACTAACCAAAGAGGAAACAAGAGATCTCTCGACCAGGCCCTCAATCATCAGGCCAAGAAACCTCCACATTTCTTCAAAGTTGTGCTTTCTCCAATGGACCGAGGCATA AAAATCCCAACCGCATTTATGAGAGATTATGGAGAGAGTTTGGATCAGGTTGTGGTTTTGAAGGTTCCAACTGGAGCTTCGTGGCCAATAGAATTGCTCCAGACTGAATTTGGCACTTGGTTGGACAAAGGGTGGAAGGATTTTGCAGAGTATTATTCCATTAGAGAATGCCATTTCTTGGTGTTTAAATACGGTGGGGATTCCCAGTTCCAAGTTCTCATATTCGATCCATCTGCTTCAGAAATCGAATATCGTCTCGAAGCCCCTGAGGATCATGGTAAGCATGATCATAAGAACCAGCTGCCGATGAGGAGGAGGACCATGTTTCAGAAATCTGATGAAgttgaatctgatgatgattcCTTTGAAATATTGGGGGAAGTTTCAGCTGCTGCATCATGCCATACCAAACAGAGGCGAAAATCAGCTCAGATTCATGAGGAACAAGATTCTGATAGCAGAAAAAATGAGAATGTTGAAAAATTGGAAGTAGATGTCAATCCACCTCAGAAGATGATCAAAA AAGAAAGTTCTGAAGGAGTGCCCAGTACTCGTCAATCTGCAATTGCcaaaagtgaaaaagtgattGATAAAGACAAGTTTATATCTTACCAAAGAGCAAAAACTTTCACGTCTGCGAATCCCTTCTTCATAAGTTTCATGCAACCATCTTATGTCACTTATTCATGCAAGCTG TTCTTTTCACTGGTCTTTGCCAAGAAATATCTCAAGGAATGCAAGCATTGGGATATGGAGCTTCGTGTCTCAGAGGGGACCAAAATATGGCCTGTCACATGTTATATTTATACAACAAAAGCGAAAATTAAGCGAGGTTGGGAGGAGTTTGTGCTGGATAACAACCTAATGGTAGGTGATGTTTGTGTATTTGAATTGATGAAGGACAATCGAATGTTCAACGTCACTATATAccgaagaaattga